The following are from one region of the Apostichopus japonicus isolate 1M-3 chromosome 17, ASM3797524v1, whole genome shotgun sequence genome:
- the LOC139954790 gene encoding uncharacterized protein isoform X3, translating to MSVAYHRVEQKELLPTLASIKRAEGVLGNETPDDPGLILMVMDYFFEKHDGVFLVMEITATKADAEGKLQLVPSTDSTPVLISCGDILLAERYMLAIDGQVVSNCASFIGGLAMLFASFYIFGIQYSAGTAATIDFIQRCLFTINPDRGHKAQAAKSRRHSINPKVLHFTNAVQDYNTHSF from the exons ATGTCGGTAGCCTATCACCGTGTAGAACAG AAAGAGCTGTTACCTACACTCGCTAGCATCAAGAGAGCTGAAGGAGTGCTTGGGAATGAAACACCTGATGATCCTGGACTGATCCTCATGGTCATGGATTATTTTTTCGAAAAACATGATGGGGTATTTTTAGTAATGGAG ATTACAGCTACAAAGGCTGATGCTGAGGGGAAGCTTCAGTTGGTGCCCTCCACAGACTCCACACCTGTTTTAATATCTTGTG GAGACATACTCCTTGCAGAACGATACATGCTGGCTATTGATGGGCAGGTGGTGAGCAACTGTGCTAGTTTCATCGGTGGACTTGCAATGCTGTTTgcatcattttacatttttggaaTACAGTATAGTGCAGGAACGGCTGCAACCATAGACTTCATACAGAG ATGTCTGTTCACCATCAACCCAGACAGAGGCCACAAGGCGCAAGCAGCGAAGAGTAGAAGGCATTCTATTAATCCAAAAGTCCTCCATTTCACCAATGCAGTGCAGGATTATAATACACACAGCTTCTAA
- the LOC139954790 gene encoding uncharacterized protein isoform X1 yields MTLCAFSLDYQVNKYRLTPVSHSSLTRCVTSISGTVLYMVHVDVLHDPQGLLVILLQAGRGFSSPQHVFFFTPKKELLPTLASIKRAEGVLGNETPDDPGLILMVMDYFFEKHDGVFLVMEITATKADAEGKLQLVPSTDSTPVLISCGDILLAERYMLAIDGQVVSNCASFIGGLAMLFASFYIFGIQYSAGTAATIDFIQRCLFTINPDRGHKAQAAKSRRHSINPKVLHFTNAVQDYNTHSF; encoded by the exons ATGACCCTGTGCGCTTTTTCATTGGACTATCAAGTGAACAAGTATCGTCTGACACCTGTGTCACATTCTTCTCTAACAAGATGTGTAACGTCGATATCGggaactgtactgtacatggtacaCGTTGATGTATTACACGATCCACAAGGGCTACTAGTAATACTTTTGCAAGCGGGAAGAG GTTTTTCCAGCCCCCAACACGTCTTCTTTTTCACTCCCAAGAAAGAGCTGTTACCTACACTCGCTAGCATCAAGAGAGCTGAAGGAGTGCTTGGGAATGAAACACCTGATGATCCTGGACTGATCCTCATGGTCATGGATTATTTTTTCGAAAAACATGATGGGGTATTTTTAGTAATGGAG ATTACAGCTACAAAGGCTGATGCTGAGGGGAAGCTTCAGTTGGTGCCCTCCACAGACTCCACACCTGTTTTAATATCTTGTG GAGACATACTCCTTGCAGAACGATACATGCTGGCTATTGATGGGCAGGTGGTGAGCAACTGTGCTAGTTTCATCGGTGGACTTGCAATGCTGTTTgcatcattttacatttttggaaTACAGTATAGTGCAGGAACGGCTGCAACCATAGACTTCATACAGAG ATGTCTGTTCACCATCAACCCAGACAGAGGCCACAAGGCGCAAGCAGCGAAGAGTAGAAGGCATTCTATTAATCCAAAAGTCCTCCATTTCACCAATGCAGTGCAGGATTATAATACACACAGCTTCTAA
- the LOC139954790 gene encoding uncharacterized protein isoform X2, whose product MTLCAFSLDYQVNKYRLTPVSHSSLTRCVTSISGTVLYMVHVDVLHDPQGLLVILLQAGRELLPTLASIKRAEGVLGNETPDDPGLILMVMDYFFEKHDGVFLVMEITATKADAEGKLQLVPSTDSTPVLISCGDILLAERYMLAIDGQVVSNCASFIGGLAMLFASFYIFGIQYSAGTAATIDFIQRCLFTINPDRGHKAQAAKSRRHSINPKVLHFTNAVQDYNTHSF is encoded by the exons ATGACCCTGTGCGCTTTTTCATTGGACTATCAAGTGAACAAGTATCGTCTGACACCTGTGTCACATTCTTCTCTAACAAGATGTGTAACGTCGATATCGggaactgtactgtacatggtacaCGTTGATGTATTACACGATCCACAAGGGCTACTAGTAATACTTTTGCAAGCGGGAAGAG AGCTGTTACCTACACTCGCTAGCATCAAGAGAGCTGAAGGAGTGCTTGGGAATGAAACACCTGATGATCCTGGACTGATCCTCATGGTCATGGATTATTTTTTCGAAAAACATGATGGGGTATTTTTAGTAATGGAG ATTACAGCTACAAAGGCTGATGCTGAGGGGAAGCTTCAGTTGGTGCCCTCCACAGACTCCACACCTGTTTTAATATCTTGTG GAGACATACTCCTTGCAGAACGATACATGCTGGCTATTGATGGGCAGGTGGTGAGCAACTGTGCTAGTTTCATCGGTGGACTTGCAATGCTGTTTgcatcattttacatttttggaaTACAGTATAGTGCAGGAACGGCTGCAACCATAGACTTCATACAGAG ATGTCTGTTCACCATCAACCCAGACAGAGGCCACAAGGCGCAAGCAGCGAAGAGTAGAAGGCATTCTATTAATCCAAAAGTCCTCCATTTCACCAATGCAGTGCAGGATTATAATACACACAGCTTCTAA